A single genomic interval of Syntrophobotulus glycolicus DSM 8271 harbors:
- a CDS encoding permease, with protein sequence MAIPVYVITGFLDAGKTTFLNHLLNRQDCRDSGILVIQFETGEEKFHSRYPNCEQITFSKKALEQHPNQITGQIYGWIQNCLPDEIWIEWNGVVPFSQLQSLLLHSSLRSLCQIQQVIHLADAANIENLLGKTGGALPEQIANSDFAVLRNVSSANTHNRIRRLLDGLNPGINTYEVKSYSDFSKQLFRKKEHPVNLFLLAAVVLTALYFVARPVLELFQIPVNTIINLFLGILLQAVPFLLLGVLLSSAIQIFIPQKAIERRFPKSMGMGMLVALIAGFCLPVCDCASIPIFRSLVKKGIPLPAAVTFMTATPVINPVVILSTYYAFSGNLTVVLGRVGLGIIAAVMIGLIFAVRPPQGRVLTGGTFDRLMCGCGCYEDAESIPTFRGKAGLFIRHSQAEFFSVGKYLVIGGFIASIFQVLGSGIFTAAQGGAGLAVSIVLMMGMAFVLSLCSSSDAVIARSFATQFPLEAVMGFLIFGPMMDIKNVLMLSAGFSKRFIAKLLLTAFIVCFAVVFLFSGWGGM encoded by the coding sequence ATGGCGATACCCGTTTATGTGATCACCGGCTTTCTGGACGCCGGGAAAACCACCTTTCTGAATCACCTGCTGAACAGACAGGACTGCCGGGACTCCGGGATACTTGTTATTCAGTTCGAGACCGGCGAAGAGAAGTTTCACAGCCGGTATCCTAACTGCGAGCAGATTACCTTTTCGAAAAAAGCTTTAGAACAACATCCGAATCAAATCACCGGACAAATTTACGGCTGGATACAAAACTGCCTGCCTGACGAAATTTGGATCGAGTGGAACGGTGTCGTCCCATTTTCCCAGCTGCAGTCCTTGCTTTTGCATTCCTCACTGCGCAGTCTTTGTCAAATTCAGCAAGTGATTCACCTTGCGGACGCGGCAAACATAGAAAATCTGCTCGGCAAAACGGGAGGCGCTCTGCCCGAGCAGATTGCCAACAGCGATTTTGCCGTCCTGCGCAATGTGAGTTCGGCCAATACTCACAACCGCATCCGCCGCCTGCTGGACGGCCTGAACCCCGGCATTAATACCTATGAGGTCAAATCATATAGCGATTTCTCTAAACAGCTATTCAGGAAGAAAGAGCATCCTGTCAATCTGTTTCTTCTGGCGGCCGTCGTGCTGACCGCCCTGTATTTTGTTGCCAGACCGGTTTTAGAGCTGTTCCAGATACCGGTCAATACGATAATCAATCTATTTTTAGGGATCCTCCTGCAGGCTGTTCCCTTTTTGCTGCTTGGTGTCCTGCTTTCATCCGCCATTCAGATTTTTATTCCACAAAAGGCCATTGAACGCCGGTTCCCTAAATCAATGGGGATGGGAATGCTGGTGGCCCTTATCGCTGGTTTTTGTCTTCCCGTTTGTGACTGCGCGTCCATTCCTATTTTCAGGAGCCTGGTGAAAAAAGGGATTCCGCTCCCCGCAGCTGTTACCTTTATGACGGCCACTCCGGTCATCAATCCAGTGGTCATTTTGTCAACCTATTACGCTTTCAGCGGCAACCTGACGGTTGTGCTTGGACGTGTAGGCCTGGGAATCATAGCCGCCGTGATGATTGGGCTTATTTTTGCGGTCCGGCCACCACAAGGCCGCGTCTTAACCGGGGGAACGTTCGACAGGCTGATGTGCGGCTGCGGCTGTTACGAGGACGCCGAATCAATCCCCACTTTCAGGGGGAAAGCCGGTTTGTTCATCCGTCACTCCCAGGCGGAATTTTTCAGTGTCGGAAAATATTTAGTGATCGGGGGCTTTATCGCCTCCATTTTCCAGGTTCTGGGATCCGGGATATTCACAGCGGCTCAGGGTGGGGCTGGCTTGGCGGTATCCATTGTGCTCATGATGGGGATGGCGTTTGTCCTCTCTTTATGTTCATCCTCCGATGCCGTTATTGCCCGCAGCTTTGCCACTCAATTCCCGCTGGAAGCAGTCATGGGATTCCTGATATTCGGACCGATGATGGATATTAAAAATGTGCTGATGCTCTCTGCGGGATTTTCGAAGCGTTTTATTGCGAAATTATTACTGACGGCATTTATTGTCTGCTTTGCGGTCGTCTTTCTGTTTTCCGGTTGGGGAGGGATGTAG
- a CDS encoding TIGR03943 family putative permease subunit, which yields MRARAFNPQIFLEFLCYSVFGGLLLYLVSSGKYLSYVTPRMAPYLYFAAVVMGIWALTGLGRLFRPQYRVRAGHCFVLVIPILLLLLPHSPLSIADLSGNYIRGNSFSGGSGLISSYSVPQEQEPVSDSGFNSDIPNAENSTDLPGLDTADRKITVSNDDFSLWLSEIYDNMEKYEGYTIVMTGFVFKNPEAFKRDEFLPARLMMSCCAADLMPTGLICQYDKAAELQAESWVTVEGTLFIGQYEYDGRKSDEPQISATKITPAKKVEGYVYPY from the coding sequence ATGCGGGCAAGGGCCTTTAATCCTCAGATTTTCCTGGAGTTTCTCTGCTATTCCGTTTTTGGGGGACTTCTGCTTTATTTGGTGAGCAGCGGAAAATACCTTTCGTATGTCACGCCCAGAATGGCACCGTATCTTTACTTTGCGGCAGTCGTCATGGGCATATGGGCTTTGACAGGGCTGGGCCGGCTGTTTCGCCCGCAGTACAGGGTACGTGCCGGGCACTGCTTCGTGCTGGTAATCCCCATTTTGCTGCTGTTGCTTCCCCACAGCCCTCTGAGCATCGCCGATCTTTCCGGAAATTATATCCGCGGGAATAGTTTTTCCGGCGGATCCGGCCTGATTAGTTCCTATAGTGTGCCTCAAGAGCAGGAGCCGGTCAGTGACTCCGGCTTTAACAGCGATATCCCAAATGCTGAAAATTCAACTGATTTGCCCGGTTTGGATACAGCGGACAGAAAAATCACAGTGTCAAATGATGATTTCAGCCTGTGGCTTTCCGAAATATATGACAATATGGAGAAATATGAAGGATACACGATCGTCATGACAGGATTCGTTTTCAAAAACCCTGAAGCGTTTAAAAGGGATGAATTTCTCCCCGCCCGCCTGATGATGTCCTGCTGTGCCGCGGATTTAATGCCTACCGGTCTGATTTGCCAATATGACAAGGCTGCCGAATTACAAGCAGAGTCTTGGGTGACGGTTGAAGGCACCCTCTTTATCGGGCAGTATGAATATGACGGAAGGAAATCTGACGAGCCCCAGATCTCTGCAACAAAAATTACACCCGCCAAGAAAGTGGAAGGCTATGTCTATCCATATTAA
- a CDS encoding metal ABC transporter permease, with amino-acid sequence MFHYSFMQNAIFVSVFISILCPCIGIFLVLRRYSMIGDALSHASLAGITIGLMLNQNPVLGAFLFTSVCGALIEFLRSYFQKYTDLILTIVLSLSVGTAITIISSGKLHASADSFMFGSILTVTRFDMIMVLILSAVSVLTLIFLYHQMIYIAYDEEAARIAGVKVRLINYVFSVLVASAIAVSIRIVGVLVLSSMIALPVATAMQLGKGFRFTLIFSIVFSVIDIMLGLFLSYYLNVAPGGFTALISVAVLVLVLLAKKLQTSVGAACSQ; translated from the coding sequence ATGTTTCATTACAGCTTTATGCAAAACGCGATTTTCGTTTCCGTATTTATTTCGATTTTATGCCCCTGCATCGGTATTTTTCTGGTTCTTCGCCGGTATTCCATGATCGGGGACGCCTTATCTCATGCCTCGCTGGCCGGCATCACCATAGGGCTGATGTTGAACCAAAATCCCGTACTTGGCGCCTTTCTCTTTACCTCGGTCTGTGGCGCGCTGATCGAGTTCCTGCGCAGCTATTTCCAGAAGTACACGGATTTGATTCTCACCATCGTACTTTCTCTGAGCGTAGGCACCGCCATTACCATCATCAGTTCCGGAAAGCTCCACGCCAGTGCGGATTCATTTATGTTCGGCAGTATCCTGACCGTTACCCGGTTCGATATGATCATGGTGCTGATCCTCAGCGCGGTTTCCGTTCTAACGCTCATTTTCCTTTACCATCAGATGATCTATATCGCCTATGACGAGGAGGCCGCTAGAATAGCGGGCGTCAAAGTCAGACTGATTAACTATGTTTTTTCCGTCCTGGTCGCCTCGGCCATAGCCGTATCCATCAGAATCGTCGGCGTGCTGGTCCTTAGTTCCATGATTGCCCTTCCCGTCGCCACAGCCATGCAGCTTGGGAAAGGATTTCGATTCACCTTGATCTTTTCCATTGTTTTCAGCGTTATAGACATCATGCTGGGGTTGTTTCTATCGTACTATCTCAATGTTGCCCCCGGTGGCTTTACCGCCCTTATTTCGGTTGCCGTCCTGGTCTTGGTTTTGCTCGCCAAAAAGCTGCAGACAAGTGTGGGCGCGGCCTGCAGTCAATAA
- a CDS encoding phytoene desaturase family protein: MPKSVIIIGSGMGGLAAGIYGQMNRFDTRIYEMNHRPGGQCVSWKRGGYVFDACIHHLMGCSPNSKIYQFWLEIGAMPAELVYTKECVSVADLDGRLFNDYYDLDILEKHLCTLSSQDAKIIRAYVKGIRDVAEYDMMGDMITGNFLGLLGHTLTILRNLKWFRLSMADFAKRFTDPFLQRAFPLLVYSNPSVPVFLHLMRHASGLNRDIAWPVGASMSFVDGIVDRYNTLGGRLYCRKRVTKIITGNGRAVGVRLDDGTEEFADVIISNADGRKTLLELLDGRYMDKRLKAYCAEPADISDFAVNIFLGVDRDLSKEPSSLILLLDQPVILAGHEFTSLEMQMYGFDQTMAPEGKGVIKIELKSAYSYWKKLSADRKEYEAEKQRVAVQVIALLENRFPGISRQIESIDVSTLLTWERFMGGTHGFANFPNKKPNIWGSLFNSREMTLSGLDNFYFVGAWATSAGALFLNALSGKKAIKRLCEREHLKFEVSRFDNSIRTK; encoded by the coding sequence ATGCCAAAATCGGTTATTATCATAGGTTCAGGTATGGGTGGCTTGGCCGCAGGTATTTATGGACAGATGAACCGCTTCGACACCCGCATCTACGAGATGAACCATCGCCCGGGCGGGCAATGTGTATCGTGGAAACGCGGCGGCTATGTCTTTGATGCTTGCATCCACCACCTGATGGGCTGTTCCCCAAATTCAAAGATATATCAGTTCTGGCTGGAAATCGGCGCCATGCCGGCAGAACTGGTATATACCAAGGAATGCGTGAGCGTGGCAGACCTTGACGGCAGGCTGTTCAACGACTACTATGACTTGGATATTCTGGAAAAGCATTTGTGTACCTTGTCTTCGCAAGACGCGAAGATCATCCGCGCATACGTAAAGGGGATCCGTGATGTCGCAGAATATGATATGATGGGCGACATGATCACAGGGAACTTCCTTGGTCTGCTCGGGCACACACTGACAATTCTCCGGAATTTAAAATGGTTCAGGCTTTCCATGGCGGATTTTGCTAAGCGCTTTACCGATCCGTTTTTACAGAGAGCCTTTCCGCTTCTGGTTTACTCGAATCCTTCTGTGCCTGTGTTTCTGCATTTGATGCGCCATGCCTCCGGCTTAAATCGGGACATCGCATGGCCGGTCGGCGCCAGTATGTCTTTTGTCGACGGCATTGTCGACCGATACAATACACTGGGGGGCAGGCTCTACTGCCGGAAGAGGGTCACGAAAATTATTACCGGTAACGGCAGGGCGGTTGGCGTCAGGCTGGATGACGGCACGGAAGAATTTGCCGATGTCATCATTTCCAACGCCGACGGGCGAAAAACACTATTGGAGCTGCTGGACGGGAGGTATATGGATAAACGGCTTAAGGCTTACTGCGCCGAACCTGCCGATATAAGCGATTTTGCCGTAAATATTTTCCTTGGTGTGGACCGTGATCTTTCCAAAGAGCCCTCCAGTCTGATTCTGCTTTTAGATCAGCCGGTCATACTTGCCGGACATGAGTTTACCTCGCTGGAGATGCAGATGTATGGTTTTGATCAAACCATGGCACCCGAGGGAAAAGGCGTGATCAAAATAGAGCTTAAGTCAGCCTATTCTTACTGGAAGAAGCTGTCGGCGGACCGAAAAGAGTATGAAGCAGAGAAACAAAGAGTGGCTGTCCAAGTGATCGCACTTTTAGAAAACCGTTTTCCCGGTATTTCCAGGCAGATTGAAAGTATTGATGTTTCTACCTTACTTACATGGGAGCGTTTCATGGGCGGCACACATGGTTTCGCTAACTTCCCGAACAAGAAACCAAACATTTGGGGCAGTTTGTTTAACAGCAGGGAGATGACGCTCAGTGGTCTCGATAATTTCTATTTTGTCGGCGCATGGGCCACTTCGGCAGGAGCGCTGTTTTTAAACGCCCTGTCCGGCAAGAAGGCGATCAAGAGGCTTTGCGAGAGAGAACACCTGAAGTTTGAGGTAAGCCGGTTTGATAATTCAATACGCACAAAATAG
- a CDS encoding Fur family transcriptional regulator: MKTVQTNWPAGLKRTRQRESVLTVLELSEKPLSASDICSAMEKNGDAAWLSTVYRILELFIKKGLVIKTTVINNEMAVYELNRFKHQHYAVCINCHKMIPMADCPMEKFIPKLEDEDFQVMGHNLEVFGFCRDCHPN; the protein is encoded by the coding sequence TTGAAAACAGTACAGACTAACTGGCCTGCGGGACTAAAAAGAACCCGGCAGCGGGAAAGTGTGCTTACGGTGCTTGAGCTCTCTGAAAAACCTTTAAGCGCATCGGACATCTGCTCCGCAATGGAAAAAAACGGAGACGCCGCCTGGCTGTCCACCGTCTACCGGATTCTGGAGCTTTTCATAAAAAAAGGCCTGGTGATTAAAACCACTGTGATCAATAACGAGATGGCTGTTTATGAACTCAATCGCTTTAAACATCAGCATTATGCTGTCTGTATAAACTGCCATAAGATGATACCGATGGCTGATTGCCCGATGGAGAAATTTATACCCAAACTCGAAGATGAGGATTTTCAGGTTATGGGCCATAATCTGGAGGTATTTGGATTTTGCAGGGATTGTCACCCAAACTGA
- a CDS encoding metallophosphoesterase, translated as MRWLHLSDIHYNPEIDGSSSRQLRDKLVKYLRENHIRVDNLFVTGDYRHALFQDDTDEVAQLAVNFIRDIAESIGIKDSDDIHVIPGNHDLDRGRNKKTLENALIGYTPDIGRWESGDLEKLIERFSFFKRVNRLLNRKTPIWPDKLLPLHTYCCCDGYSLLYMNTAIACGSDKDRGNLVIGNDYMLKALNCISRENPEAPIIILAHHGMELMHKAEREAMEAIFRDYPIALYLCGDTHVGWHRKINDIHEVTMGCIKQDKGVQVMFSEGELKEKASRISSLFAHRWDTKERAWGRYTQFNSILPLSTEADDETINEHRDQVKNNALLPWMKNSVGLRHVFPDLFIPPIATASKNKTEITFSHLTANYLDKNTVILGLAGAGKTTLLRYMYSYFEPKDISHVFLYINANSLLGSPETKYDLLAHNVLDNRKCFDKNVLLLIDGIDEAFLNQCDEFMLFLQKISMLDHCSIWLGCRTDYFNSLFTAKSDQFFYDYVTLKPWSIEQADQFITIYSKRVDCPEIVDRIERFIESNKNAAKFKENPFQLTLLVYLMENSEANHRYTINSLYDLYREFLECWIEKERVRGTSHLKKNRIYDNLYHIAKKVYYGEAPAIRSNDSAIIGLLNWNERRNTVVEGFYHRSLSAYFLANHVFKSLQMGGKRLISDLSQWLLDDVTNFVTDAFKSINKVQQNKIAQNINRIYRQISEKDQCILNEKEKQEIGKLDEHTILILKDELLYFMTRLDKLDVTEFVEYAYSKETHPIIQLNIAYGAVLLSAPHPIALEYAKKIVPDSIEDITNRSWTMAYFGDTYEDPFSHKDKGKGPWTQSRKARIDRFSDKDPTRKKARFRLFDLPLFYCFLVSRNWDNLSIDELNMIKSCVIPEKYFSDEELTFLFEVKSKLVQEYKRRLGKPLSLLGY; from the coding sequence ATGCGTTGGTTACATTTATCCGATATACACTACAACCCAGAAATTGATGGAAGCAGTAGTCGACAGCTTCGTGATAAACTGGTGAAATACCTGCGTGAAAATCATATCCGCGTCGACAATTTGTTTGTAACCGGGGACTACCGCCATGCACTATTCCAAGATGATACGGACGAGGTCGCTCAACTGGCTGTCAATTTTATACGAGACATTGCGGAAAGTATAGGCATTAAAGATTCGGATGATATTCATGTCATACCGGGTAATCATGATCTTGACCGCGGGAGAAATAAAAAGACACTGGAGAATGCGCTGATCGGGTATACTCCTGATATTGGACGTTGGGAATCGGGTGACCTCGAAAAGTTGATTGAGCGGTTCAGCTTTTTCAAAAGAGTCAACCGGCTGCTTAACAGAAAAACTCCAATTTGGCCTGACAAGTTATTGCCACTGCACACATACTGTTGTTGTGATGGCTATAGCCTACTCTATATGAATACAGCTATTGCGTGCGGAAGTGATAAAGACCGGGGGAACTTGGTTATTGGCAACGATTATATGTTAAAAGCACTTAACTGTATCAGTCGAGAAAATCCTGAAGCACCTATCATTATATTAGCGCATCATGGCATGGAGCTCATGCATAAAGCCGAACGTGAAGCAATGGAAGCAATATTTAGAGACTATCCGATTGCACTGTACTTATGCGGCGATACCCATGTGGGGTGGCATCGCAAGATCAATGATATACACGAAGTGACAATGGGGTGTATTAAACAAGATAAAGGTGTTCAAGTTATGTTTTCCGAAGGTGAACTTAAGGAAAAGGCATCTCGGATTTCTTCTCTGTTCGCACACCGGTGGGATACCAAGGAGCGGGCCTGGGGACGATATACGCAGTTTAACAGTATATTACCGTTAAGTACCGAAGCGGATGATGAGACCATTAATGAACATAGAGATCAAGTTAAAAATAATGCATTATTGCCATGGATGAAAAATAGTGTTGGATTAAGACATGTTTTTCCCGATCTGTTTATTCCCCCGATCGCGACGGCTTCAAAAAATAAAACTGAAATAACATTTTCTCACTTGACCGCTAATTATCTTGATAAAAACACTGTCATTCTTGGTTTGGCAGGCGCAGGGAAGACGACTTTATTAAGGTATATGTACAGCTATTTTGAACCAAAGGATATCTCTCATGTTTTTCTTTATATTAATGCAAATAGCCTATTAGGTTCTCCGGAAACAAAATATGATCTCTTAGCTCATAATGTACTGGATAATCGGAAATGTTTTGATAAGAATGTTTTGTTGCTGATAGATGGTATTGATGAAGCCTTTCTTAATCAATGTGATGAATTTATGCTGTTTTTGCAGAAAATATCCATGCTAGATCATTGTAGTATTTGGCTTGGATGTAGAACAGACTATTTTAATTCCTTATTTACGGCAAAATCTGATCAATTTTTCTATGACTACGTAACCCTTAAACCTTGGAGCATTGAGCAAGCGGATCAGTTTATCACTATCTATTCGAAAAGGGTAGATTGCCCTGAAATTGTTGATCGGATTGAACGGTTTATTGAATCAAATAAAAATGCAGCGAAATTCAAAGAAAATCCGTTCCAACTGACTTTGCTTGTATATCTTATGGAGAACAGCGAAGCAAACCATAGATACACAATCAATAGTCTATATGATCTGTATCGGGAATTTCTTGAATGTTGGATAGAAAAGGAGCGTGTACGGGGAACTTCCCATCTGAAAAAGAACAGGATCTATGATAACTTATATCATATTGCTAAAAAAGTATACTATGGAGAAGCTCCCGCGATTAGAAGCAACGATTCGGCGATTATCGGTCTTTTGAATTGGAATGAAAGAAGGAATACTGTTGTTGAAGGATTTTATCATCGTAGTTTAAGCGCTTATTTCCTTGCAAATCATGTATTTAAATCTTTACAAATGGGCGGAAAGCGATTGATCAGTGATTTATCACAATGGTTGCTTGATGATGTCACAAATTTTGTTACTGATGCGTTTAAAAGCATAAATAAAGTTCAACAGAATAAAATTGCTCAGAATATCAATAGAATATATCGTCAAATATCGGAAAAAGATCAATGCATTTTGAATGAAAAGGAAAAACAAGAAATCGGAAAATTGGATGAACATACGATACTAATTCTGAAGGATGAACTATTATATTTTATGACCCGGCTAGATAAATTAGATGTGACAGAATTTGTTGAATATGCATACTCCAAAGAAACTCATCCAATTATCCAATTGAATATTGCCTATGGTGCAGTTTTGCTCTCAGCCCCTCATCCTATTGCCTTAGAATATGCAAAAAAAATTGTTCCTGATTCCATAGAAGATATTACTAATCGTTCTTGGACAATGGCCTATTTTGGCGATACGTATGAGGACCCTTTTTCTCATAAAGATAAGGGGAAGGGGCCATGGACACAATCAAGAAAAGCTAGAATAGATCGATTTTCAGATAAAGACCCCACTAGAAAAAAGGCTCGGTTCCGACTATTTGACTTGCCTTTATTTTATTGTTTCCTTGTTAGCCGAAATTGGGATAATCTTTCAATTGATGAGTTAAACATGATAAAATCTTGTGTAATTCCTGAAAAATATTTTAGTGATGAAGAATTGACATTTTTATTTGAGGTTAAAAGCAAATTGGTTCAGGAATATAAAAGGCGTTTAGGCAAGCCTTTATCACTTTTAGGGTACTAG
- a CDS encoding CobW family GTP-binding protein has product MATEIYVIAGFLGAGKTTLIQKLLRETFKKEKVVLIENDFGEISIDAALLRSGGIEVREINSGCICCSLSGDFVKALQELLDRFHPDKIVIEPSGVSKLSDIVKACSDPRLQPLAEVKGKITIVDANRCALYLDNFGEFFEDQIRNAGIILLSRTGDCPEEIKDVYKLIRDLNTHASILAKPWDQINAAEILFPQDHCHEHTHGHEHIHDHDCDHSHNHSAEDIFDTVTIQTKRVFSPEELKARVAHMERITGGTVLRAKGILRTSGGYVNLQYLPGDIRITSCTTRGNTLCLIGRNLDRQELAGLFSGE; this is encoded by the coding sequence ATGGCTACAGAAATATACGTCATAGCGGGCTTTTTGGGAGCGGGAAAAACCACGCTGATCCAAAAGCTGCTGAGAGAGACCTTTAAGAAAGAGAAGGTCGTCCTTATTGAAAATGATTTCGGTGAAATCAGTATTGATGCCGCCCTGCTGCGATCCGGCGGCATTGAAGTGAGAGAGATTAATTCCGGGTGTATTTGCTGCAGCCTTTCAGGTGATTTTGTTAAAGCTCTCCAAGAGCTTTTGGATCGTTTCCATCCGGATAAAATTGTGATTGAGCCGTCCGGCGTCAGTAAGCTTTCAGATATTGTGAAAGCCTGCTCGGACCCGCGCCTTCAACCGCTTGCCGAGGTGAAGGGAAAAATAACAATCGTCGACGCCAACCGCTGTGCACTGTATCTTGATAATTTTGGTGAGTTTTTCGAGGATCAAATCCGGAATGCCGGCATTATCCTGCTTAGTCGCACCGGGGATTGCCCTGAGGAGATAAAAGACGTTTACAAACTGATAAGAGACCTCAATACGCACGCCTCAATCCTGGCAAAACCCTGGGATCAAATCAACGCTGCCGAAATTTTATTTCCACAGGACCATTGCCACGAGCACACCCATGGTCACGAGCATATTCATGACCATGATTGCGATCATAGTCACAATCATTCAGCCGAAGATATCTTTGATACCGTTACCATACAGACAAAGCGGGTATTCAGCCCGGAGGAATTAAAAGCGCGGGTGGCGCATATGGAGCGGATCACAGGAGGAACCGTCCTGCGCGCCAAAGGCATTCTGCGCACCTCCGGCGGATATGTGAACCTGCAATACCTCCCCGGGGATATCCGGATCACCAGCTGTACCACCAGAGGCAACACGCTTTGCCTCATCGGCCGCAATCTGGACCGACAAGAGCTGGCCGGTCTCTTCAGCGGAGAATAA
- a CDS encoding metal ABC transporter ATP-binding protein, with the protein MIKAENLFFSYTGLPPYLLEGINLQICGGEYVSVMGENGSGKSTLMRLLLKFIKPTGGSIASQAKRIGYVPQKKDFSNSDFPITVYEALNSYRKLLRIKNKDTIVENLEQVGMSGFTGALMGTLSGGQSQKILIARALMGAPDLLVLDEPSTGVDRKSQREIYGFLKKINQENGITIISVEHNLDAAISNSTLIYHLTGGQGHLCTPRQYADEFFQK; encoded by the coding sequence ATGATTAAAGCCGAAAATTTATTCTTTTCCTATACGGGTTTGCCTCCGTACCTGCTGGAGGGGATCAATCTGCAAATCTGCGGTGGAGAGTACGTATCGGTAATGGGTGAAAACGGCAGCGGCAAAAGCACACTGATGAGGTTGCTCCTGAAATTCATCAAACCCACAGGCGGAAGCATTGCCTCTCAAGCCAAGAGAATCGGCTATGTCCCCCAAAAAAAGGATTTCTCCAACTCGGATTTCCCCATTACCGTCTATGAAGCCTTGAATTCTTACCGCAAATTATTGCGGATCAAAAATAAAGACACGATTGTGGAAAATCTTGAACAGGTTGGAATGTCCGGCTTCACAGGCGCGCTGATGGGCACCCTCTCCGGCGGCCAGAGCCAGAAGATATTGATTGCCAGGGCCTTGATGGGAGCACCAGATTTGCTGGTTTTGGACGAGCCTTCAACCGGGGTGGATCGCAAAAGCCAGAGAGAGATTTATGGTTTTTTGAAAAAAATAAACCAGGAAAACGGCATTACCATTATTTCCGTCGAGCACAACCTGGACGCCGCCATTTCCAACTCAACCTTGATTTACCATCTGACAGGCGGTCAGGGGCATCTCTGTACCCCCCGGCAATACGCCGACGAGTTTTTCCAAAAATAA